A window of Ardenticatena maritima contains these coding sequences:
- a CDS encoding SDR family oxidoreductase — MRLQGAVVVITGSTRGFGNTLARMLLEKGARVVISGRSQETVDTVVATLAQHGDVSGLACDVRHAEQVYALARHARTHFGRIDVWVNNAGIATSAAGGILDFPPDVAETIFQVNCLGTLHGTQAAVAVMKRQGGGTIVNLYGRGSDLRPATPSGLYGASKAWITSFTRTAAAEYKHVPIRFIGFSPGMMLTDMLDVHEIVGDTVAPQMRNYPLVLQALAHPPERPAAELVRLLETNTKRFVEYRYMSGLRLARMLAHLAWLRLTQKGRTTPPTWRQQPAFDPWPHIAEEESA; from the coding sequence ATGAGACTGCAAGGCGCTGTGGTCGTGATAACCGGTTCGACGCGCGGGTTTGGCAACACATTGGCGCGCATGCTCCTTGAAAAAGGGGCGCGTGTTGTCATTTCGGGGCGTTCACAAGAGACAGTGGATACCGTCGTCGCCACGCTTGCACAGCATGGTGACGTGAGCGGGCTGGCGTGCGACGTGCGCCACGCCGAGCAGGTGTACGCTCTGGCGAGGCATGCGCGCACCCACTTCGGGCGCATTGATGTGTGGGTCAACAACGCCGGCATTGCCACGTCCGCGGCGGGCGGCATTCTTGACTTTCCGCCGGACGTTGCCGAAACCATCTTTCAGGTCAACTGTCTGGGCACACTCCACGGCACACAAGCCGCAGTCGCCGTGATGAAACGCCAGGGCGGCGGCACAATCGTCAATCTCTACGGGCGCGGGAGCGATTTGCGCCCCGCCACCCCTTCGGGGCTTTACGGCGCCAGCAAGGCGTGGATTACCTCTTTTACACGCACCGCCGCCGCCGAATACAAACACGTGCCCATTCGGTTCATCGGGTTTAGTCCGGGGATGATGCTCACAGACATGCTCGACGTGCATGAAATTGTCGGCGATACCGTCGCCCCACAGATGCGCAACTACCCGCTTGTGCTGCAAGCCCTCGCCCATCCCCCCGAACGCCCGGCGGCGGAACTGGTGCGCCTTCTGGAAACGAACACCAAGCGCTTCGTTGAATATCGCTACATGAGCGGCTTGCGGCTGGCGCGCATGTTGGCGCACCTGGCATGGCTCCGTCTCACGCAAAAGGGGCGCACAACGCCCCCCACATGGCGACAACAACCCGCATTCGACCCGTGGCCGCACATTGCCGAAGAAGAGAGCGCCTGA
- a CDS encoding ABC transporter ATP-binding protein codes for MLRIEHLAFTYLGAKAPALNGLDATFQRGAKVLVIGANGAGKSTFLAAVAGFVPHFFRGEMHGDILFEGRSLRETPLAEWVMRVGLVFANPFNQLSGVRLTVFEEVAFGLENLGVPPDEIRRRVAATLEHLGLSDLAERSPFALSGGQQQRVAIATILAMNPHALALDEPTAQLDPQGARDVFALLAALAEEERYVLAATQRLEYATPVLHEMLALREGRLAAHAPLPSGMHAAPDDGWGVLLPLRVRAERPGWRPWPHDAPTLADEAVAAAPPMGIEAHAVHYTYPTGVEALRGVSVHAQPGEVVALMGQNGAGKTTLSKMFIGLLRPDNGTVRVGEWDATARAAHELAHRVGYVFQNPHDQIFHRRIWDEVAYGPRNLGFPPERLRSAVERALALCGLSEYAEVHPYDMPLNRRRWVTIAAALAMETPVLIFDEPSGGFDREDLLRLYALLQALRRAGRTVLLISHDVGFVAEIADRVVVMAQGRVLADGAPHEVLTDETVLTAAALDWPPATALAREMGFTTPVVREAELHTLMQ; via the coding sequence ATGCTACGCATAGAACACCTTGCGTTCACCTACCTGGGCGCCAAAGCGCCGGCGCTCAACGGTCTCGACGCCACGTTCCAACGTGGTGCAAAAGTGCTGGTGATTGGTGCGAACGGCGCCGGCAAAAGCACGTTTTTGGCGGCGGTGGCCGGCTTTGTGCCCCATTTCTTCCGCGGGGAGATGCACGGCGACATCCTGTTTGAAGGGCGCTCCCTGCGCGAAACGCCGCTGGCTGAGTGGGTAATGCGCGTGGGGCTTGTCTTCGCCAACCCATTCAACCAACTGAGCGGCGTTCGGCTGACGGTGTTTGAAGAAGTGGCGTTTGGGCTGGAAAACCTGGGCGTGCCCCCCGATGAGATTCGCCGCCGTGTTGCCGCAACACTCGAACACCTGGGGCTGAGCGACCTTGCCGAGCGGTCGCCTTTTGCTCTGAGCGGCGGACAACAACAGCGTGTGGCGATTGCCACCATTTTGGCGATGAACCCCCACGCGCTGGCGCTGGACGAACCCACCGCCCAACTCGACCCCCAAGGGGCGCGTGATGTCTTCGCCCTGCTTGCCGCGCTCGCCGAAGAAGAGCGGTATGTCCTCGCGGCAACCCAGCGGCTGGAATACGCCACGCCTGTGTTGCATGAGATGCTGGCGCTTCGTGAGGGGCGTTTGGCGGCGCACGCTCCGCTTCCGTCGGGAATGCACGCCGCCCCCGATGATGGGTGGGGGGTGCTTCTCCCCTTGCGCGTGCGCGCAGAGCGCCCAGGGTGGCGTCCCTGGCCGCACGACGCCCCGACGCTTGCCGATGAGGCGGTTGCCGCCGCCCCGCCCATGGGGATAGAAGCCCACGCTGTGCACTACACCTACCCCACGGGCGTGGAGGCGCTACGCGGCGTTTCCGTGCACGCCCAACCGGGGGAAGTGGTGGCGCTGATGGGGCAAAACGGCGCAGGGAAAACCACGCTCAGCAAGATGTTCATCGGGCTGTTGCGCCCCGACAATGGAACAGTGCGCGTGGGCGAGTGGGACGCCACAGCACGCGCCGCACACGAATTGGCGCACCGCGTGGGGTACGTGTTTCAGAACCCACATGACCAAATCTTCCACCGCCGCATTTGGGACGAAGTCGCCTATGGACCGCGCAATCTCGGGTTTCCCCCCGAACGCTTGCGGAGCGCGGTTGAGCGCGCCCTGGCGTTGTGCGGGTTGAGCGAGTACGCCGAGGTACACCCCTACGATATGCCGCTCAACCGCCGCCGCTGGGTGACCATTGCTGCCGCGCTGGCAATGGAAACACCCGTGCTCATCTTCGACGAACCGTCCGGCGGGTTCGACCGTGAAGACCTGTTGCGGCTCTATGCGCTCTTGCAGGCGTTGCGGCGGGCGGGGCGCACCGTGCTCCTCATCTCGCACGATGTCGGTTTTGTGGCGGAAATCGCCGACCGGGTCGTGGTCATGGCGCAAGGGCGCGTGCTTGCCGACGGCGCGCCGCATGAGGTGCTGACGGATGAAACGGTGCTCACCGCCGCCGCGCTGGACTGGCCGCCGGCAACTGCGCTCGCGCGGGAGATGGGATTCACAACACCAGTCGTGCGCGAGGCGGAGTTGCATACACTGATGCAGTAA